In Capsicum annuum cultivar UCD-10X-F1 chromosome 11, UCD10Xv1.1, whole genome shotgun sequence, one genomic interval encodes:
- the LOC124888508 gene encoding uncharacterized protein LOC124888508, translating to MDDDKDEESKISYIMSLYFNFLPFRYRGSFILDPYSPCQFSRQFGFYQGLSGILENDIHNASLDEGLKFHQICVFHGSMSKDTFPRAISNMQRYLSIPYKSWWDKVHGNLLEVNLQSLLNGVGPIIDTPKEHIEEVPIMVKPPVLKSKVVILYKVKGPPHTETQKEELPTLTQQAFNKRPSQDESDSSYEDHCWKKVKPYLTKQGDSKSHIEILASSSKTPPAIKKPVNVQVLEDPHQSKPQNGSDYLVSPDSRELLLSSKEVTSNPCSKVKANVELNFPQKPQ from the exons ATGGATGATGATAAGGATGAAGAGTCAAAGATAAGCTACATTATGAGCCTCTATTTTAACTTCCTCCCTTTTAGATATAGAGGTTCATTCATACTTGATCCATACAGTCCATGCCAGTTTAGCCGTCAGTTTGGGTTTTATCAAGGCCTTTCCGGAATCTTGGAAAATGATATTCATAATGCTTCACTAGATGAAGGccttaaatttcatcaaatttgtgTATTTCATGGTTCTATGTCAAAAGATACTTTTCCTAGAGCCATATCCAATATGCAAAGATATTTATCCATACCGTATAAATCTTGGTGGGACAAAGTTCATGGAAACTTGCTTGAAGTTAACTTGCAATCTTTGTTGAACGGCGTAGGTCCTATTATCGACACTCCTAAAGAACATATTGAGGAGGTCCCAATTATGGTTAAGCCTCCTGTTTTGAAATCTAAGGTAGTCATTCTATACAAAGTCAAGGGACCTCCACATACAGAAACTCAAAAAGAGGAGCTGCCTACCCTAACTCAACAAGCTTTCAATAAACGACCATCTCAAGACGAGAGCGATAGTAGTTATGAAGATCATTGTTGGAAGAAGGTAAAACCATATTTGACAAAGCAAGGTGATTCTAAATCCCATATAGAGATTCTTGCTAGTTCATCAAAGACTCCTCCAGCCATCAAGAAG CCAGTCAATGTTCAAGTTTTGGAAGATCCTCACCAAAGTAAGCCACAAAATGGTAGCGATTATTTAGTAAGTCCAGACTCAAGAGAGTTACTTTTGTCATCCAAAGAGGTCACTTCTAACCCTTGCAGTAAAGTCAAAGCAAATGTAGAGTTAAACTTTCCCCAGAAACCTCAGTAA